atcagatcctcctctccaccctctccgagctgggcatctccggcgcggcccacgcttggattgcgtcctacctgacaggtcgctcctaccaggtggcgtggcgagaatctgtctccgcaccacgtgctctcaccactggtgtccccctgggctctgttctaggccctctcctattctcgctatacaccaagtcacttggctctgtcatatcctcacatggcctctcctatcattgctatgcagacgacacacaattaatcttctcctttcccccctctgataaccaggtggcgaatcgcatctctgcatgtctggcagacatatcagtgtggatgacggatcaccacctcaagctgaacctcggcaagacggagctgctcttcctcccggggaaggactgcccgttccatgatctcgccatcacggttgacaactccattgtgtcctcctcccagagcgctaagaaccttggcgtgatcctggacaacaccctgtcgttctcaactcacatcaaggcggtgacccgttcctgtaggttcatgctctacaacattcgcagagtacgaccctgcctcacacaggaagcggcgcaggtcctaatccaggcacttgtcatctcccgtctggattactgcaactcgctgttggctgggctccctgcctgtgccattaaacccctacaactcatccagaacgccgcagcccgtctggtgttcaaccttcccaagttctctcacgtcaccccgctcctccgctctctccactggcttccagttgaagctcgcatccgctacaagaccatggtgcttgcctacggagctgtgaggggaacggcacctccgtaccttcaggctctgatcaggccctacacccaaacaagggcactgcgttcatccacctctggcctgctcgcctccctacctctgaggaagtacagttcccgctcagcccagtcaaaactgttcgctgctctggcaccccaatggtggaacaaactccctcacgacgccaggtcagcggagtcaatcaccaccttccggagacacctgaaaccccacctctttaaggaatacctaggataggataaagtaatcctcctaacccccccctcccccttaaaagagttagatgcactattgtaaagtggttgttccactggatatcataaggtgaatgcaccaatttgtaagtcgctctggataagagcgtctgctaaatgacttaaatgtaaatgtaaatggatgatccagaggaggaatgggagaaggtcatgtggtctgatgagacaaaaatagagctttttggtctaaactctactcgccgtgtttggaggaagaagaaggatgagtacaaccccaagatcaccatcccaaccgtgaagcatggaggtggaaacatcattctttggggatgcttttctgcaaaggggacaggacgactgcaccgtattgaggggaggatggatggggccatgtatcgcgagatctcggccaacaacctccttccctcagtaagagcattgaagatgggtcgtggctgggtcttccagcatgacaacgacccgaaacacacagccaggtcaactaaggagtggctccgtaagaagcatctcaaggtcctggagtggcctagccagtctccagacctgaacccaatagatcatctttggagggagctgaaagtccgtattgcccagcgacagccccgaaacctgaaggatctggagaaggtctgtatggaggggtgggccaaaatccctgctgcagtgtgtgcaaacctggtcaagaactacaggaaacgtatgatctctgtaattgcaaacaaaggtttctgtaccaaatattaagttctgcttttctgatgtatcaaatacttatgtcatgcaataaaatgcaaattaattacttaaaaatcatataatgtgattttctggatttttttttagattccgtctctcacagttgaagtgtacctatgatacaaattacaaacctctacatgctttgtaagtaggaaaacctgctaaatcggcagtgtatcaaatacttgttctccccactgtacatgtattgtgtaacatgaagtcctatgagtgtcatctgataaagatcatcaaaggttagtgattaatttgatctctatttctgctttttgtgactcctctctttggctggaaaaatggctgtgtttttggtgactaggtactgacctaacataatcgcatggtatgcttttgtcgtaaagcctttttgaaatcggacactgtggtgggattaacaacaagtttttCTTTACAATGGTCTATGTTTGACAAACAACTCATTTGTCTATATTCTACACTCATGTATTTAGGTTTGTCTACAATTGTGTCCAATTCCAATTCCATAACAACTTTACAGGACAGGTGTATCTGTGATCATTAACAGTCACTCTACCCATATTCCAGTATTCTGATATACCTT
This region of Salvelinus alpinus chromosome 8, SLU_Salpinus.1, whole genome shotgun sequence genomic DNA includes:
- the LOC139582391 gene encoding uncharacterized protein; the protein is MTDHHLKLNLGKTELLFLPGKDCPFHDLAITVDNSIVSSSQSAKNLGVILDNTLSFSTHIKAVTRSCRFMLYNIRRVRPCLTQEAAQVLIQALVISRLDYCNSLLAGLPACAIKPLQLIQNAAARLVFNLPKFSHVTPLLRSLHWLPVEARIRYKTMVLAYGAVRGTAPPYLQALIRPYTQTRALRSSTSGLLASLPLRKYSSRSAQSKLFAALAPQWWNKLPHDARSAESITTFRRHLKPHLFKEYLG